From a region of the Gavia stellata isolate bGavSte3 chromosome 32, bGavSte3.hap2, whole genome shotgun sequence genome:
- the MAU2 gene encoding MAU2 chromatid cohesion factor homolog has protein sequence MAAVAAGASGSAAGAAPQQQPPPQQQPQPAAGGAAGSGEAGGGGGGGAGGGGGGGGGAGPAPGSGSGGGAAGGESWYLALLGLAEHFRTSSPPKVRLCVHCLQAVLPRKPPARMEARTHLQLGSVLYHHTRNGDQARGHLEKAWLISQQIPQFEDVKFEAASLLSELYCQENSVDTAKPLLRKAIQISQQTPYWHCRLLFQLAQLHTLEKDLVSACDLLGVGAEYARVVGSEYTRALFLLSKGMLLLMERKLQEVHPLLTLCGQIVENWQGNPIQKESLRVFFLVLQVTHYLDAGQVKSVKPCLKQLQQCIQTISTLHDDEILPSNPADLFHWLPKEHMCVLVYLVTVMHSMQAGYLEKAQKYTDKALMQLEKLKMLDCSPILSSFQVILLEHIIMCRLVTGHKATALQEISQVCQLCQQSPRLFSNHAAQLHTLLGLYCISVNCMDNAEAQFTTALRLTTHQELWAFIVTNLASVYIREGNRHQELYSLLERINPDHNFPVSSHCLRAAAFYIRGLFSFFQGRYNEAKRFLRETLKMSNAEDLNRLTACSLVLLGHIFYVLGNHRESNNMVVPAMQLASKIPDMSVQLWSSALLRDLNKACGNAMDAHEAAQMHQNFSQQLLQDHIEACSLPEHNLITWTDGPPPVQFQAQNGPTTSLASLL, from the exons atggcggcggtggcggcgggcgCGTCGGGCTCGGCGGCTGGCGCGGCCCCTCAGCAGCAACCGCCGCCtcagcagcagccgcagccggcggcgggcggtgcGGCGGGCTCCGGGGAGGCGGGTGGCGGAGGCGGCGGTGGGGccggtggaggaggaggtggcggCGGTGGCGCTGGGCCCGCACCGGGGTCGGGgtcgggcggcggcgcggccgggggggAGTCGTGGTACCTGGCGCTGCTGGGCCTGGCCGAGCACTTCCGCACGTCGAGCCCGCCCAAGGTGCGGCTCTGCGTGCACTGCCTGCAGGCCGTGCTGCCCCGCAAGCCCCCGGCCCGCATGGAGGCCCGCACCCACCTCCAGCTCGGCTCCGTCCTCTACCACCACACCCGCAACGGCGACCAGGCCCGCGGGCACCTGGAGAAGGCG TGGTTGATATCCCAGCAA ATTCCCCAGTTTGAAGATGTTAAGTTTGAGGCAGCCAGCCTTCTGTCCGAACTGTATTGTCAGGAG aattCAGTGGATACAGCAAAACCTCTGTTACGCAAAGCCATTCAGATTTCACAGCAGACTCCGTACTGGCACTGTAGATTGCTTTTTCAACTTGCA caactACATACACTTGAAAAAGACTTAGTATCAGCCTGTGACCTTCTCGGAGTTGGAGCAGAATATGCTCGGGTGGTAGGATCAGAGTATACCAG agcaCTGTTTCTGCTAAGCAAGGGGATG CTCCTTCTAATGGAACGAAAGCTGCAGGAGGTGCACCCTCTCCTTACACTTTGCGGGCAGATAGTTGAAAACTGGCAAGGAAACCCCATCCAGAAAGAGTCGTTACGCGTTTTCTTCTTAGTCCTGCAGGTCACGCATTACCTGGATGCTGGGCAG GTGAAAAGTGTGAAGCCATGCCTGAAACAGCTTCAGCAATGCATCCAGACCATCTCTACGCTGCACGATGATGAAATTCTGCCCAGCAACCCTGCTGATCTCTTTCACTGGCTGCCCAAGGAACACATGTGTGTGCTTGTCTACTTG GTGACGGTGATGCATTCCATGCAAGCAGGGTACCTGGAGAAGGCTCAGAAGTACACAGACAAAGCACTCATGCAGCTAGAGAAGCTAAAAA TGCTGGACTGCAGTCCTATCTTGTCATCTTTCCAAGTTATTTTGTTGGAACATATTATCATGTGCCGGCTTGTCACGGGCCACAAAGCCACAGCATTGCAGGAG atTTCACAAGTCtgtcagctctgccagcagTCTCCCAGACTGTTTTCCAATCATGCTGCCCAGCTGCACACTCTATTA GGGCTCTACTGCATTTCTGTTAATTGCATGGACAATGCAGAAGCACAATTTACTACAGCACTGAGG CTCACCACGCATCAAGAACTGTGGGCATTTATTGTGACAAACTTAGCCAGTGTGTACATCAGGGAAGGCAACCGGCATCAAGAG CTTTACAGCTTATTGGAAAGGATAAATCCAGACCATAATTTTCCTGTGAG CTCTCACTGTCTTCGAGCAGCGGCTTTCTACATCCGAGGTCTATTCTCCTTCTTCCAAGGAAGATACAATGAGGCAAA ACGATTTTTGCGAGAAACGCTGAAAATGTCAAATGCAGAAGACTTGAATCGATTAACAGCATGTTCTCTGGTACTCCTGGGTCATATATTCTACGTGTTAGGGAATCACAGG GAAAGTAATAACATGGTAGTGCCGGCCATGCAGCTTGCAAGCAAGATACCAGACATGTCAGTGCAGCTCTGGTCTTCAGCTCTGTTGAGAG ACCTGAACAAAGCCTGTGGAAACGCCATGGATGCCCACGAGGCAGCACAGATGCATCAAAACTTCTCACAACAGCTCCTCCAGGACCACATCGAGGCGTGCAGTCTTCCAGAACACAATCTAATCACG TGGACAGATGGACCACCTCCTGTACAGTTCCAGGCACAGAACGGACCCACCACCAGCCTGGCCAGTCTCCTGTGA